In a single window of the Hoyosella subflava DQS3-9A1 genome:
- the cydB gene encoding cytochrome d ubiquinol oxidase subunit II, with product MELTTLWFILIAFLFLGYFVLEGFDFGVGMLMPFLGRKSRMNADKRRRATLNTIGPVWDGNEVWLITAGGALFAAFPDWYATLFSGFYIPLLLILLALIFRAVAIEFRGKIDDDQWRARCDAGIIIGSWLPAILWGMVFAAVVSGTPIDENKQITNMWEAFLSPYAILGGITTTMLFLLHGAVFVALKTGGEVRADAIKAAGLLAPATLLVAGGFAVWTQLAYGSTLTWVFTWVAAIGLIVTVVMTARQREGWTFVATFITVAAATALLFGSLFPDVMPSSLNPEWSLTVAEAASSPYTLRVLTWAAAFLAPVVMIYQGWTYWVFRKRITTEQIPPSIGLKMRR from the coding sequence CATGCTCATGCCGTTTCTGGGCCGCAAGTCCCGGATGAACGCGGACAAGCGACGGCGGGCCACGCTCAACACAATCGGACCTGTGTGGGACGGCAACGAGGTCTGGCTGATCACCGCTGGCGGCGCGCTGTTCGCGGCCTTCCCTGACTGGTACGCGACCTTGTTCTCCGGCTTTTATATCCCGCTGCTCCTCATTCTGCTTGCCCTCATCTTCCGCGCGGTGGCTATCGAATTCCGCGGCAAGATCGACGACGACCAGTGGCGCGCGCGATGTGATGCGGGCATCATCATCGGGTCATGGTTGCCCGCGATCTTGTGGGGCATGGTCTTCGCGGCCGTTGTCAGCGGCACCCCTATCGACGAGAACAAGCAAATCACGAACATGTGGGAAGCGTTCTTGAGCCCCTACGCAATCCTCGGTGGCATCACGACCACAATGCTCTTCCTCCTCCACGGGGCGGTATTCGTCGCTCTCAAGACGGGCGGGGAAGTACGGGCGGACGCGATCAAAGCCGCGGGACTCCTCGCTCCAGCAACGTTGCTCGTCGCCGGAGGGTTCGCGGTATGGACGCAACTTGCCTACGGATCGACGCTGACCTGGGTATTCACCTGGGTGGCAGCGATCGGCCTGATCGTCACCGTTGTGATGACGGCGAGGCAGCGCGAGGGGTGGACCTTTGTCGCCACCTTCATCACCGTTGCCGCAGCGACAGCGCTGCTTTTCGGTTCGCTGTTCCCTGACGTCATGCCATCCTCACTGAACCCCGAGTGGAGTCTCACGGTTGCGGAAGCCGCGTCCTCGCCGTACACGCTCAGGGTCTTGACATGGGCCGCAGCGTTCCTCGCGCCGGTCGTCATGATTTACCAAGGCTGGACGTACTGGGTGTTCCGCAAACGGATCACCACTGAGCAGATCCCGCCGTCCATCGGGCTGAAGATGCGGCGATGA
- a CDS encoding acetoacetate decarboxylase family protein: MELADLVRVHGVPESALDAEVAERLGANQAPAPWQCLARSVLWFGRGGAAAGRAVAPSVGRGGKALGVVGGMVQYLDTPVGSYGEVFGAAGIRHGRRVVGSVPFMAVDSETSLVGGRTNWSLPKTLATFEGAPETGKTMTAQGREWHVQVTARALGPAVPMPTLSTALAQQWPDGSVGLSSMRAWGRVRPALVTVEIDAPPTLSGWLRSGRHVGAVFESMEFTLGQPQKEA, from the coding sequence ATGGAGCTCGCCGATCTTGTTCGTGTGCACGGGGTGCCAGAATCAGCGCTGGACGCTGAAGTGGCAGAACGGCTTGGAGCGAACCAGGCGCCCGCGCCGTGGCAGTGCCTTGCCAGGTCGGTGCTGTGGTTCGGCCGGGGCGGAGCCGCAGCGGGCCGCGCAGTGGCACCCAGTGTCGGACGCGGGGGTAAAGCCCTCGGTGTGGTTGGTGGAATGGTTCAGTACCTCGATACGCCTGTCGGCAGTTACGGCGAAGTGTTCGGTGCTGCTGGAATCCGTCACGGCCGCAGAGTCGTCGGCAGTGTCCCGTTCATGGCTGTCGATTCGGAAACGAGCCTGGTGGGCGGGCGCACAAACTGGTCACTGCCCAAGACGCTGGCGACCTTTGAGGGTGCGCCAGAGACCGGTAAGACCATGACCGCGCAGGGGCGTGAATGGCACGTTCAGGTAACCGCACGCGCCCTCGGTCCAGCAGTGCCCATGCCAACGCTGTCCACGGCGCTGGCACAGCAGTGGCCGGACGGTTCCGTAGGGCTGAGTTCGATGCGCGCATGGGGACGAGTGCGGCCAGCCCTTGTCACTGTCGAAATAGACGCGCCCCCGACGCTATCTGGCTGGCTGCGTTCGGGCCGACACGTTGGCGCCGTATTCGAATCGATGGAATTCACTCTCGGCCAGCCGCAGAAGGAGGCATGA
- the cydD gene encoding thiol reductant ABC exporter subunit CydD, whose amino-acid sequence MKPFDPRLWRLSAPVRPYLVLTVVMGVVTAATVIVMALMIATILAGVVTDPARRVPSVWIWELSVLAGAVLVRAAAMWLHTRFAHRSSAAVIRDLKMDVLRAVAAMPPRDRAAVRDETATVVTHRNGGLDGLGPYLTGYLPALALAAIVPPAVLVVIAVHDITSALIIFFTLPIIPTFMILIGLLTRGKSRAKLRSMSQLSAQLLDLIAGLPTLRSLARERGQTQRVRELGEQHRHTTMASLRIAFLSSMVLEMFATLCVALVAVSVGLRLVYGNMELQPGLVALILAAEVYLPLRMVGAQFHAAEDGVSAADRAFSLLAPRATTRPGSRQLPSGPYTVVVAGLRMRAREGFAPDGFSAEFRPGEISVITGPNGAGKTTALHAVLGLVTPDGGAVTVSGFPVADLDIQQWWDQVAWVPQKPVLIPGTVRENLELNGPIDDIARAAEQTGFGEVLAELPDGLETRIGIGGTGLSLGQRQRLALTRAFASDARVLIVDEPTAHLDDLSTDRILDAMRARAATGATVIAVAHHARVLAAADQVTTLGASAGRLV is encoded by the coding sequence ATGAAACCGTTCGATCCCCGGCTCTGGCGACTCTCAGCACCGGTACGCCCGTACCTGGTACTGACCGTCGTCATGGGAGTCGTCACCGCGGCGACAGTGATTGTCATGGCTCTGATGATCGCGACCATTCTCGCGGGCGTTGTCACGGATCCGGCGCGCAGGGTGCCTTCGGTGTGGATCTGGGAACTCTCGGTACTCGCGGGAGCCGTGCTTGTGCGAGCGGCCGCGATGTGGTTGCACACCAGGTTCGCGCATCGCAGTTCTGCCGCTGTTATCCGCGATCTGAAAATGGACGTGCTGCGTGCCGTGGCGGCGATGCCCCCACGGGACCGAGCGGCCGTTCGTGACGAGACCGCGACGGTAGTGACTCACCGGAATGGTGGACTCGACGGGCTAGGTCCCTACCTCACGGGTTACCTGCCCGCACTGGCTCTGGCCGCGATCGTGCCACCTGCGGTGCTCGTGGTTATCGCGGTGCATGACATCACGTCCGCGCTCATCATCTTCTTCACCCTGCCGATCATTCCGACATTCATGATCCTCATCGGACTGCTGACGCGCGGAAAGTCACGGGCAAAGCTCCGCTCGATGTCGCAGTTATCGGCGCAACTGCTGGACTTGATCGCGGGTCTGCCGACGTTGCGCTCGCTGGCACGGGAGCGCGGGCAAACCCAGCGCGTCCGAGAGCTAGGGGAGCAGCATCGCCACACCACGATGGCGTCGCTGCGGATCGCGTTCCTGTCGTCCATGGTGCTGGAGATGTTCGCCACTCTCTGCGTTGCCCTCGTCGCTGTCAGTGTGGGGCTGCGGCTCGTGTACGGAAACATGGAACTGCAGCCCGGGCTGGTCGCGCTGATTCTCGCTGCCGAGGTGTACCTGCCGCTGCGGATGGTAGGGGCGCAATTCCACGCGGCTGAAGACGGCGTGAGTGCCGCGGACAGGGCGTTCAGCCTGCTCGCTCCGCGCGCGACAACCAGGCCAGGCAGTCGCCAGCTGCCGAGCGGCCCGTACACCGTTGTCGTAGCCGGACTCCGAATGCGGGCCCGCGAAGGTTTCGCGCCGGACGGTTTCAGCGCAGAGTTCCGGCCGGGGGAGATATCTGTCATCACCGGACCTAACGGCGCGGGGAAGACCACGGCCCTGCACGCGGTCCTCGGTCTCGTCACCCCTGATGGTGGCGCCGTGACAGTCAGTGGGTTTCCCGTTGCCGACCTGGATATCCAGCAATGGTGGGACCAAGTCGCGTGGGTGCCGCAAAAGCCTGTGCTCATCCCAGGGACCGTCCGGGAGAACCTTGAACTCAACGGGCCGATCGACGACATCGCACGCGCTGCTGAGCAAACCGGTTTCGGGGAGGTTCTCGCGGAATTGCCCGATGGCCTCGAAACGCGCATCGGCATCGGTGGCACTGGCCTGTCGCTGGGGCAGCGACAACGGCTCGCGCTGACGCGTGCCTTCGCTTCGGACGCGCGCGTGCTGATCGTCGACGAACCGACTGCACACCTAGATGACCTCTCCACCGACCGCATACTGGACGCAATGCGAGCCCGGGCAGCCACCGGAGCCACCGTGATCGCCGTTGCTCACCACGCACGTGTGCTGGCGGCAGCCGATCAGGTGACCACGCTGGGGGCTTCGGCAGGGAGGCTCGTATGA
- a CDS encoding aldehyde dehydrogenase family protein, whose product MSTTETNSGTAPAQSASALASKNPATGDVISVHAIQSPEEVRAAVERARSAARSWNALGFDGRKQHLLRWVSYLLDHADELSELIHAENGKPVDDAYLELVLAVEHIAWAAKHAKKVLSPKKVAPGLLMANFSAVIEQHPLGVIGVIGPWNYPVYTPMGSIAYALAAGNSVVFKPSEYTTAVGNYLADSFRLANPELREHILTTVNGYGETGAALVTSGVNKIAFTGSTPTGKRIMAAAAESLTPVLLECGGKDAAIVAADADVKAAADAIAFGAMANSGQTCVGVERVYVDKRVSDEFITEIKKIIRDLKPGDAEGASYGPMTMPSQIDIVRSHIEDALEHGGRAVVGGADSVKERYIEPVVIVDADETCSAVVEETFGPTLTIRTVDSADEAIELANASRFGLASTVFSKNHGMEIARRLRAGATSVNSVLGFAAIPALPFGGVGESGIGRIHGEWGLKEFTRPHAIANQRFAIPGMALLSFKRTKMTTSLVKQTMKLLHGRYK is encoded by the coding sequence ATGTCGACGACAGAGACAAACTCAGGTACGGCACCGGCACAGTCCGCCTCAGCCCTCGCATCGAAGAATCCGGCCACGGGTGACGTCATCTCAGTGCACGCAATTCAGTCGCCCGAGGAAGTCCGGGCGGCCGTTGAGAGAGCGCGCTCAGCTGCCAGAAGCTGGAATGCCCTCGGCTTCGATGGCCGCAAGCAGCATCTACTCAGGTGGGTCAGTTATCTGCTCGATCATGCTGACGAGCTCAGCGAGTTGATCCACGCGGAGAACGGGAAGCCCGTTGATGATGCGTACCTTGAACTTGTGCTCGCGGTCGAACACATTGCGTGGGCGGCGAAGCATGCCAAAAAGGTGCTTTCACCGAAAAAGGTCGCACCTGGCCTGCTGATGGCGAACTTCTCCGCGGTTATCGAACAGCACCCACTTGGGGTCATCGGCGTAATCGGGCCCTGGAACTACCCCGTCTACACACCCATGGGGTCAATTGCATATGCGCTCGCCGCGGGTAACTCTGTTGTGTTCAAGCCAAGCGAGTACACCACTGCCGTCGGCAACTATCTCGCTGATTCGTTCCGCCTCGCGAACCCGGAACTGCGCGAACACATCCTGACCACCGTTAACGGCTACGGGGAAACTGGTGCCGCCCTGGTGACGTCGGGCGTGAACAAGATCGCCTTCACCGGGTCGACACCCACTGGTAAGCGGATCATGGCCGCGGCAGCGGAATCCCTCACGCCCGTGCTGCTCGAGTGCGGGGGCAAAGATGCCGCAATCGTGGCGGCCGATGCAGATGTCAAGGCAGCCGCTGACGCGATCGCATTTGGCGCTATGGCCAACAGTGGCCAGACCTGCGTCGGCGTCGAACGTGTCTACGTTGACAAGCGTGTCAGCGATGAGTTCATCACCGAGATCAAGAAGATCATCAGGGATCTGAAACCCGGTGATGCGGAGGGCGCATCGTACGGCCCGATGACAATGCCGAGCCAGATCGACATTGTTCGCAGCCACATCGAGGACGCACTCGAACACGGCGGCCGAGCCGTAGTCGGCGGGGCCGACTCCGTCAAAGAACGTTATATCGAGCCCGTCGTCATCGTTGACGCCGACGAAACCTGTTCTGCTGTAGTGGAAGAGACCTTCGGCCCGACGCTCACGATCCGTACGGTCGACAGCGCCGACGAAGCCATCGAACTTGCCAACGCGTCCCGGTTCGGGCTCGCGTCAACCGTCTTCTCCAAGAATCACGGCATGGAGATCGCGCGCCGCCTGCGTGCCGGTGCGACGTCAGTCAACTCAGTGCTTGGCTTCGCAGCGATCCCAGCGCTCCCTTTCGGAGGAGTGGGCGAATCGGGAATCGGCCGCATTCACGGCGAGTGGGGCCTCAAGGAGTTCACACGTCCGCACGCCATCGCGAACCAGCGGTTTGCCATTCCAGGCATGGCGCTGCTGAGTTTCAAGCGCACCAAGATGACAACGAGCCTGGTCAAGCAAACGATGAAACTGCTGCACGGCCGGTACAAGTAA
- the cydC gene encoding thiol reductant ABC exporter subunit CydC codes for MRTLWRALRLLEIPAGRTCLAIAAATVTLGSALTLAGVSAWLIMRAFEMPPVLDLTVAVVAVRALGISRGVFRYLDRLATHDLALRGTVAARTTVYERLATGHPRAALGASRGGMLARTGEDIDTLGETVVRAVVPAAVAVLLSLAAVVALAVIAPAAALILALALIAAGVLAPLLAAGAARLREAEADRYRGEHRDAAMNVLDHAAELKVSGQFGAAVLRAETSLHNSDRSADRAAVSSAGAASVTPLAVGVSVIGALLIGMNLYATDSLSITSLGILVLLPLAAFEATSALPDAAVHLLRARQAAGRVMMLLDEATSVTAEGQGGRAHGHSIAAQQLHCGWGGTVASGPLTLNWPEGSRVLITGPSGAGKSTLLMTLAGLIPPVGGSAAAGGQPLDDWDPDTLRRTVTFFAEDAHIFATTLRDNLLVARPDATRENMVDAMQRVGLGDWLNELPDGLDTVLVGGDEALSGGQRRRLLLARALLSPASVLLLDEPTEHLDADDAARLLDALLDRDSGLVHHDRTVVVVSHQRPSRTIRASRDLECHDVTGAPDIARTSR; via the coding sequence ATGAGGACGTTGTGGCGCGCATTGAGGCTGCTCGAGATCCCCGCCGGGCGGACGTGCCTCGCGATCGCTGCGGCGACGGTCACACTCGGCTCCGCGCTGACCCTTGCTGGCGTGTCAGCATGGCTCATCATGCGGGCATTCGAGATGCCTCCCGTGCTCGACCTCACCGTCGCGGTGGTGGCTGTCCGTGCACTGGGAATCAGCCGCGGCGTCTTCCGATACCTCGATCGACTCGCAACTCACGACCTCGCGCTGCGCGGTACCGTCGCCGCGCGCACCACGGTCTACGAACGGCTTGCAACTGGGCATCCCAGGGCTGCTCTCGGCGCGAGCCGTGGTGGCATGCTGGCGCGCACGGGAGAAGACATCGACACCCTCGGTGAGACGGTGGTGCGTGCGGTCGTCCCCGCTGCGGTCGCGGTCCTGCTCAGTCTCGCTGCGGTGGTGGCCCTTGCCGTGATCGCGCCGGCTGCAGCGCTGATACTCGCGCTCGCGCTCATCGCCGCGGGGGTGCTCGCGCCACTGCTCGCCGCGGGGGCAGCCCGACTGCGGGAAGCCGAGGCCGATCGCTATCGCGGGGAGCACCGTGACGCTGCCATGAACGTCCTCGACCATGCTGCTGAACTGAAAGTCTCCGGACAGTTCGGGGCGGCGGTGCTACGGGCTGAGACTTCGTTGCACAACTCCGATCGCTCAGCAGACCGAGCTGCGGTTTCGTCTGCTGGCGCTGCCTCCGTGACCCCCCTCGCGGTCGGCGTTAGTGTCATCGGCGCGTTGCTCATCGGGATGAACCTCTATGCAACAGACAGCCTGTCGATCACCTCGCTCGGAATTCTGGTGCTGCTGCCGCTCGCTGCCTTTGAAGCAACATCAGCGCTGCCCGACGCCGCAGTGCACCTTTTGCGTGCTCGACAGGCGGCAGGACGTGTGATGATGCTGCTCGATGAGGCAACAAGCGTTACCGCAGAGGGTCAGGGTGGGCGCGCGCATGGGCACTCGATCGCCGCCCAGCAACTCCACTGCGGATGGGGTGGCACCGTTGCGTCAGGACCACTCACTCTGAACTGGCCAGAAGGCAGCCGAGTTCTCATCACCGGACCGAGCGGTGCCGGCAAGTCCACCCTTCTAATGACGCTTGCCGGGCTCATACCGCCGGTTGGGGGGTCAGCTGCAGCGGGGGGTCAGCCGCTAGACGATTGGGACCCCGATACGCTTCGCCGGACAGTCACATTCTTTGCCGAGGACGCGCACATATTCGCGACGACGCTGCGCGACAACCTGCTCGTTGCCCGGCCGGACGCGACCCGTGAAAACATGGTGGATGCGATGCAGCGCGTCGGTCTGGGCGACTGGCTCAACGAATTGCCTGACGGCCTCGACACGGTGCTCGTCGGTGGGGATGAGGCGCTATCCGGCGGGCAGCGGCGAAGGCTGCTTCTTGCCAGGGCGTTGCTCTCCCCGGCCTCGGTGTTGCTTTTAGACGAGCCGACAGAGCATTTGGATGCAGATGACGCGGCTCGCCTCCTGGACGCGCTGCTCGATCGGGACAGCGGCCTCGTCCACCACGACAGGACGGTCGTGGTGGTGTCACACCAGCGGCCGTCGAGGACTATCCGGGCGTCGCGGGACCTGGAATGCCACGACGTTACGGGCGCTCCTGATATCGCGCGAACGTCGCGGTGA
- the fusA gene encoding elongation factor G: MRIRNVALVGHQGNGKTSLAEALLFAAGVVSRPGRIENGNTTLDTQPEERERAQSLTLGLASFDSDDYRINLLDTPGYIDFAGDADIALQVADMAVFVVDGVSGLQVSDEMMWAIAAERSIPRLIFVNKMDKDRASFDATVEDVRAHFGQGVEPIELPVGEARAFTGVCDLLTEHTFFYDTGTTVERDEVPPQIAEHERAEHEHLVEDVIQIEDELVARYLDGENITVAELDRALRSGFANASLWPVLCGSATEMIAVDRLLDFICRLGPSPDDVPPRTLEKAGRTVQLPCTADGPTIAYVFKTQTDEYVGQVALMKLLSGTLHADDVLINQRTGNKERVHNLLTVLGSKTTSVGVASAGDMVAAIKLSDVATGDTLAPAGSTFQVHQLVNTQPVYGIAVTPQRTGDEEKLATALAEMVRDDPTLHADRDQETHQLVIRGSGDMHVQVALTRLHRRFGISVNTEPVKVAYRETLAEAVQAEGRHKKQSGGHGQFGVATVRFEPLPRDSGFEFVDETRGGVIPKSLIPAVGKGIAESMARGGREGYPLVDIRATVVDGKHHSVDSDEFSFKMAGALALKEAIERGGTKVLEPIFHVEVTVPDALQGDVLADLARRRGQIEGTEPGDNGTTAVIASVPQGELLDYAVAMRSMTHGRGQFTATFARYQERP, from the coding sequence TTGCGCATACGCAACGTCGCGCTGGTGGGCCACCAGGGCAACGGAAAGACCTCCCTGGCCGAAGCGCTGCTCTTCGCAGCTGGCGTCGTCAGCCGTCCGGGCCGCATCGAAAACGGCAACACTACTCTCGATACGCAGCCCGAGGAACGCGAACGGGCGCAATCCCTCACGCTTGGCCTGGCGTCATTCGATTCAGATGATTACCGCATAAATTTGCTCGACACACCGGGCTATATCGACTTCGCCGGTGATGCGGATATCGCGCTCCAGGTGGCCGACATGGCGGTCTTCGTCGTTGACGGCGTGAGCGGCCTGCAGGTAAGCGACGAAATGATGTGGGCCATCGCAGCCGAGCGGTCCATTCCCCGACTGATTTTCGTCAACAAGATGGACAAGGATCGTGCCTCGTTCGACGCGACGGTCGAGGATGTCCGCGCGCATTTCGGCCAGGGCGTGGAGCCGATCGAGCTGCCCGTCGGAGAAGCGCGAGCCTTCACCGGCGTCTGTGACCTTCTCACTGAACACACGTTCTTTTATGACACGGGGACGACTGTCGAGCGCGATGAAGTCCCCCCGCAGATCGCGGAACACGAACGCGCAGAACACGAACACCTGGTCGAGGACGTCATCCAGATCGAAGACGAACTGGTCGCCCGCTACCTCGACGGCGAAAACATCACTGTCGCTGAACTCGACCGCGCGCTGCGGTCGGGCTTCGCGAACGCAAGCCTATGGCCAGTGCTGTGTGGCTCCGCGACAGAGATGATTGCGGTGGACCGGCTCCTTGACTTTATTTGCCGCCTCGGACCGAGTCCCGATGACGTGCCGCCCCGCACCCTGGAAAAAGCGGGTCGGACAGTGCAACTGCCGTGCACCGCGGACGGCCCGACAATCGCGTACGTCTTCAAAACTCAAACCGACGAGTACGTCGGCCAGGTCGCGCTGATGAAGTTGCTTTCGGGCACGCTGCACGCGGACGATGTCCTGATAAACCAGCGCACCGGAAATAAAGAACGCGTGCACAACCTGCTGACAGTTCTCGGAAGTAAAACCACAAGCGTCGGCGTTGCCAGCGCGGGTGACATGGTGGCGGCGATCAAGTTGTCCGACGTAGCTACTGGCGACACCTTGGCACCTGCGGGCTCGACGTTCCAGGTGCACCAATTGGTGAATACGCAGCCCGTGTACGGAATCGCCGTCACGCCGCAGCGCACCGGGGACGAAGAAAAGCTCGCGACGGCACTCGCTGAAATGGTCCGGGACGACCCCACCCTGCACGCAGATCGCGACCAGGAAACTCATCAACTCGTCATCAGGGGCTCGGGTGATATGCACGTCCAGGTCGCCCTCACTCGCCTGCACCGGCGGTTCGGCATCAGCGTGAACACTGAACCAGTGAAGGTCGCGTACCGGGAAACGCTCGCAGAGGCTGTGCAGGCCGAGGGCAGGCACAAAAAGCAGAGCGGCGGACACGGCCAGTTCGGTGTCGCGACTGTGCGTTTCGAGCCGCTCCCCCGTGACTCCGGGTTTGAGTTCGTCGATGAGACTCGTGGCGGGGTGATCCCCAAGTCTCTGATCCCGGCAGTGGGGAAAGGCATCGCGGAATCCATGGCGCGTGGCGGCCGCGAAGGCTATCCCCTCGTCGATATCCGCGCCACCGTCGTCGACGGCAAACATCACTCGGTGGACTCCGACGAGTTCAGCTTCAAGATGGCGGGGGCTCTCGCGCTGAAGGAGGCAATCGAACGGGGTGGCACGAAGGTGCTGGAACCCATATTCCACGTCGAAGTCACTGTGCCCGACGCTCTGCAGGGCGATGTTCTCGCTGACCTTGCCAGGCGGCGCGGCCAGATCGAAGGAACCGAACCCGGCGACAACGGCACTACAGCCGTAATCGCTTCGGTGCCCCAGGGAGAGCTACTCGACTACGCAGTGGCAATGCGCTCGATGACACATGGCCGCGGGCAGTTCACCGCGACGTTCGCGCGATATCAGGAGCGCCCGTAA
- a CDS encoding AraC family transcriptional regulator — protein sequence MSAAMLTELATERGVQPTQTLRGTGITSETLRDPTAEVTAAQELVLVRNLLADLPDVPGLGLEAGTRYHAPSFGPLGFAMISSPTVGEALEVVTRWFDLSFSFSTLHRHDESDRVTLVLDDTGVPDDVRCFNTERDLSAIITMMRPLLPTVPIMLASLDIALPEPSYVDRYRDILAAIGTKPNFSMPETVMRIDATLLPLALPQANRHIAEMCVQQCAALMHRRQARVGVSGQVRQHLLRRGHTTNQDEVARAMNLTVRTLRRRLAEEGTSYRELAAETTGLLAEDLLSSGLPVEQIAERLGYADASSFTHAFKSWKGVTPGRFARERQRLRVPQREDSPY from the coding sequence GTGAGTGCCGCAATGCTTACTGAACTCGCCACCGAACGAGGTGTCCAGCCAACTCAGACGCTCCGCGGCACCGGCATCACCTCAGAAACTCTGCGCGACCCGACCGCGGAGGTGACCGCTGCCCAAGAACTTGTACTTGTTCGCAACCTACTTGCTGATCTGCCCGACGTTCCAGGCTTGGGGCTGGAAGCCGGGACGCGTTACCACGCACCCTCATTCGGGCCACTCGGTTTCGCTATGATCAGCAGCCCGACGGTGGGAGAGGCACTCGAAGTCGTGACGCGCTGGTTTGATCTGTCGTTCTCTTTTTCCACGTTGCACCGCCACGATGAGAGTGACCGGGTCACGCTAGTACTCGACGATACGGGTGTTCCCGACGACGTTCGTTGCTTCAATACGGAACGGGATCTATCGGCCATCATCACGATGATGCGGCCACTGCTTCCCACGGTGCCGATCATGCTCGCCAGCCTCGACATTGCCCTCCCCGAACCAAGCTATGTCGACCGGTACCGGGACATCCTTGCAGCGATTGGAACGAAACCGAACTTCAGCATGCCTGAAACTGTCATGCGCATCGACGCCACTCTGCTTCCGCTCGCTCTTCCGCAGGCAAATCGCCATATCGCAGAGATGTGCGTCCAGCAATGCGCGGCGCTGATGCACCGTCGCCAGGCGCGAGTGGGCGTGAGCGGCCAGGTACGGCAGCACCTGTTGCGACGGGGCCACACGACGAATCAGGACGAGGTAGCTCGCGCGATGAATCTCACTGTGCGGACCCTGCGACGGAGGCTGGCAGAAGAAGGTACTTCGTACCGGGAGCTGGCTGCGGAGACAACGGGGCTGCTGGCGGAGGATCTTCTCAGCTCAGGACTGCCGGTGGAGCAGATCGCCGAGCGGCTGGGGTACGCGGATGCTTCGAGTTTCACCCACGCGTTCAAATCGTGGAAAGGCGTCACTCCAGGACGATTCGCGCGCGAGCGCCAACGGCTCCGCGTTCCCCAACGAGAAGATTCGCCTTATTGA
- a CDS encoding oxygenase MpaB family protein, whose protein sequence is MTSAANNNVPGGTSPEPRFDYDMWNHVDGIAAFLAGTANVIMQLSLPPVGYGVVESPVDSGKVTLHPVKRLRTTLSYLAVALHGTEEERLRYREAVNQSHRQIRSRPGSPVKYNAFSPRLQLWVAACLYYGIVDMTERLHGPIPETDADALYDYCARLGTTLQMPQELWPPDRAAFDEYWRHTLAATSIDDTVRDYLAELVDLKALPLPVRALAARPQRFIATGLLPPHLRDEMRLPWSERDERILAKGLTAIGMVYRRLPHIVRRFPMNFYLWDTRRRMRKNLPLV, encoded by the coding sequence ATGACGAGCGCTGCGAACAACAACGTGCCAGGCGGCACTTCGCCCGAGCCGCGCTTCGACTACGACATGTGGAACCACGTCGACGGCATCGCTGCCTTCCTCGCGGGGACGGCCAACGTCATCATGCAACTCAGCCTTCCTCCGGTCGGTTACGGAGTCGTTGAAAGCCCGGTCGACAGTGGGAAAGTGACGCTGCATCCCGTCAAGAGGTTGCGAACCACGTTGTCTTACCTCGCGGTTGCACTGCACGGCACCGAGGAAGAACGTCTGCGATACCGCGAGGCCGTCAACCAGTCACACCGGCAGATCCGGTCCCGTCCTGGCAGTCCCGTCAAATACAACGCGTTCAGCCCTCGGCTGCAACTCTGGGTGGCTGCCTGCCTGTACTACGGCATCGTGGACATGACCGAGCGCCTCCACGGGCCGATCCCCGAGACTGACGCCGACGCGCTGTATGACTACTGCGCCCGCCTGGGTACGACGCTGCAGATGCCGCAGGAACTTTGGCCCCCCGACAGGGCTGCGTTCGACGAATACTGGCGCCACACTCTGGCCGCGACGTCGATCGATGACACTGTTCGCGACTACCTCGCTGAATTGGTGGACCTGAAGGCGCTGCCGCTGCCGGTTCGGGCCCTGGCCGCGCGGCCACAGCGCTTCATTGCTACCGGCCTGCTCCCGCCCCATCTGCGCGACGAAATGCGGCTTCCGTGGTCCGAGCGAGATGAACGCATTCTCGCAAAGGGACTTACCGCCATCGGAATGGTTTATCGGAGATTACCTCATATCGTCCGACGGTTCCCGATGAACTTCTACCTCTGGGACACACGCAGGCGGATGCGGAAAAACCTGCCTTTGGTGTAA